The proteins below are encoded in one region of Flavobacterium nackdongense:
- a CDS encoding sensor histidine kinase, protein MLKNFKISMLSLRIRIFLSMIVMIIVASVLLASISIFQFKNKAKQYHQERLEYKEGAIKENINYVLTNTTYPLTPNNLALIFKDKIHELSDIHNLEINIYDLDGHLLKSSKSRFSIDAAAPPIPKYILKLVQSSIEKRYVDIKNSDGKKNRSSYSLIKDDKFKPLGILNLPYVEDDSYYQTELKNFLIGLAQVYSFMLLVAFAVAYFLSSYITKSLKTISDKLSETSLNQKNEKIVLEASSKEINLLINAYNAMVDELEESALKLAQSEREEAWQEMAKQVAHEIKNPLTPMRLTVQSFQRKFDPNDPNLKQKINDYSETLIQQIDTMSSVASAFSNFASMPAQQDETLNVVEVVELTMEIFNEDYIHFKAEEKEIISKIDRTQLIRIITNLVKNAIQAFPENQENKAVCVNIKKVFDNVIITVADNGIGIAAADFNRIFEPKFTTKSSGMGLGLGIIKNIIENYKGTINLESQKGKGTTFTVSLPITNK, encoded by the coding sequence ATGCTTAAAAACTTCAAGATATCAATGCTTTCGTTGCGAATCAGGATTTTCCTTTCGATGATTGTAATGATTATTGTAGCTTCAGTATTATTGGCATCCATTTCGATTTTTCAATTCAAGAATAAAGCAAAACAGTACCATCAAGAGCGATTAGAATACAAAGAAGGAGCCATCAAAGAGAACATCAATTACGTACTAACTAACACTACTTATCCGCTTACGCCCAATAATTTAGCACTGATATTCAAAGATAAAATTCACGAATTATCAGACATTCACAACCTCGAAATCAACATTTATGACTTGGATGGGCATTTATTAAAATCTTCGAAATCGAGATTTTCTATCGACGCTGCAGCTCCACCCATTCCAAAATACATTCTAAAACTAGTTCAATCTTCTATTGAAAAACGCTATGTTGACATTAAAAATAGCGACGGCAAAAAGAATCGTTCTTCCTATAGTTTAATAAAAGACGATAAATTCAAACCTCTCGGAATCCTGAATTTGCCTTATGTCGAGGACGATAGTTATTACCAAACAGAACTTAAAAATTTCTTGATTGGTTTGGCGCAAGTGTATAGTTTTATGCTTTTGGTGGCTTTTGCAGTGGCTTATTTTTTGTCTTCTTACATTACAAAATCGCTGAAAACCATTTCGGACAAATTAAGCGAAACCAGTTTAAACCAGAAAAACGAAAAAATCGTCCTCGAAGCCAGCAGCAAAGAAATCAACCTTTTGATTAATGCATATAATGCAATGGTCGATGAACTCGAAGAAAGCGCCTTGAAATTAGCTCAAAGCGAACGCGAAGAAGCTTGGCAAGAAATGGCCAAACAAGTAGCGCACGAAATCAAAAATCCGCTGACGCCAATGCGATTGACGGTGCAAAGTTTTCAGCGAAAATTCGACCCGAACGACCCGAACTTGAAACAAAAAATCAACGATTATTCTGAAACCTTGATTCAGCAAATCGATACGATGAGTTCTGTGGCTTCGGCATTTTCGAACTTTGCTTCGATGCCGGCGCAACAAGACGAAACCTTGAATGTGGTAGAGGTGGTCGAACTGACTATGGAAATCTTTAACGAAGATTATATCCATTTTAAGGCCGAAGAAAAAGAAATTATTTCGAAAATAGACCGTACACAACTCATACGAATCATTACCAATTTGGTCAAAAATGCCATTCAAGCTTTTCCCGAAAACCAAGAGAACAAGGCCGTTTGTGTCAATATCAAAAAAGTGTTCGACAATGTCATCATCACGGTTGCTGACAATGGAATTGGAATTGCAGCAGCAGATTTCAATCGGATTTTTGAACCTAAATTCACCACCAAATCCAGCGGAATGGGCTTGGGACTTGGTATCATCAAAAATATAATCGAAAACTACAAAGGAACCATTAACCTTGAATCACAAAAAGGAAAAGGAACCACATTTACTGTTTCGCTTCCAATAACCAATAAATAA
- a CDS encoding enoyl-CoA hydratase/isomerase family protein: MTLENIILEQEKGIATIFIHRPDKLNALNKATIQELHETLALIDNNPDVRVVIITGSGEKAFVAGADIAEFAHFSTEEGEQLAAKGQQLLFDFIENMKTPVIAAINGFALGGGLELAMACHFRIASDNAKMGLPETSLGVIPGYGGTQRLPQLIGKGRAMEMILTAGMIDAETAKNYGLVNQVVPQSELIGFCTGIAQKIMRNSPVAIAKAIEAVNANYTSGVNGFDVEIKNFGACFATDDFKEGTTAFLEKRKAEFTGK, from the coding sequence ATGACATTAGAAAATATCATTTTAGAACAGGAAAAAGGCATTGCCACCATTTTTATCCATCGTCCCGATAAGTTAAATGCACTAAACAAAGCCACGATTCAAGAATTGCACGAAACCTTAGCATTAATTGATAACAATCCAGATGTTCGCGTGGTTATCATTACCGGAAGCGGAGAAAAAGCATTTGTGGCTGGTGCCGATATTGCCGAATTTGCTCATTTTTCTACTGAAGAAGGAGAACAACTAGCGGCAAAAGGGCAACAACTTTTATTCGATTTTATAGAAAATATGAAAACTCCTGTAATCGCTGCCATCAATGGTTTTGCCCTTGGTGGAGGATTAGAATTGGCTATGGCTTGTCATTTTAGAATCGCTTCGGATAATGCTAAAATGGGTTTACCGGAAACTTCACTTGGCGTGATTCCGGGTTATGGTGGAACGCAGCGCTTGCCGCAACTTATTGGTAAAGGTCGCGCGATGGAAATGATTCTAACTGCCGGAATGATTGATGCCGAAACCGCAAAAAATTACGGCTTAGTGAATCAAGTCGTACCTCAATCGGAACTTATTGGCTTCTGCACGGGAATTGCTCAAAAAATAATGCGAAATTCCCCTGTGGCTATTGCTAAAGCTATCGAAGCTGTTAACGCGAATTATACTTCTGGAGTCAATGGCTTTGATGTTGAAATCAAAAATTTTGGAGCTTGTTTTGCTACTGATGATTTCAAAGAAGGAACAACCGCTTTTTTAGAGAAAAGAAAGGCGGAGTTTACAGGGAAATAA
- a CDS encoding ATP-binding protein produces MINRTSQTEIDSYLFKGKAILVFGARQVGKTSLIKNTIKDQSYLLLNGDEPDTQLLLENITTDRLKALIGDSKILVIDEAQMIHNIGLLIKRMVDNYPEIQVIASGSSAFELADKTKESMVGRKEELQLFPLSYGEMVKHSNFIEETRLVPHRLVYGYYPEVVSNPGKEEKILNDLVEGFLYKDILNLEGVKKSATLHRLVQMLAYRIGSEISYNSLANDLGLNRLTVEKYIDILEKNFIVFSLNAYSQNQDNELKKGRKVYFWDNGLRNRIIKNFNPIELRDDFGALWENFVISERKKKLGYENQFIDTYFWRNTQQAEIDYLEIKNTEIEAFEIKYNPNQKVRFTKSFTEKYHPKTTQVIHKENFWDYLI; encoded by the coding sequence ATGATAAATAGAACCTCCCAAACCGAAATTGACAGCTATCTTTTTAAAGGAAAAGCAATCTTGGTATTTGGCGCAAGACAAGTAGGCAAAACCTCTTTGATAAAAAACACCATTAAGGACCAATCCTATTTGTTGCTCAATGGAGATGAACCCGACACTCAACTTTTACTAGAAAACATCACTACCGACAGGCTAAAAGCCTTAATTGGAGATAGTAAAATATTGGTTATTGACGAGGCGCAAATGATTCACAATATTGGTTTACTCATCAAGCGAATGGTCGATAATTATCCCGAAATTCAAGTGATCGCCTCTGGAAGTAGCGCGTTTGAACTAGCAGACAAAACCAAGGAATCGATGGTTGGGAGAAAAGAAGAATTACAGCTTTTTCCTTTGAGTTACGGCGAAATGGTCAAACATTCTAATTTTATCGAAGAAACCCGATTGGTTCCGCATCGTTTGGTTTATGGCTATTATCCCGAAGTGGTCAGTAATCCAGGAAAAGAAGAAAAAATCCTCAATGATTTGGTCGAAGGTTTTCTCTATAAAGACATTCTGAACTTGGAAGGCGTAAAAAAATCTGCGACTTTACATCGGTTGGTACAAATGTTGGCGTACCGAATTGGTAGCGAAATTAGTTATAATTCTCTAGCCAATGATTTAGGATTAAACCGATTGACGGTGGAAAAATACATTGATATTCTGGAGAAAAACTTTATTGTTTTTAGCTTAAATGCCTATAGCCAAAACCAAGATAACGAACTCAAAAAAGGGAGAAAAGTATATTTTTGGGATAATGGTTTACGCAATCGAATTATCAAGAACTTTAACCCAATTGAGTTGAGGGATGATTTTGGTGCATTGTGGGAAAACTTTGTAATCAGCGAAAGAAAGAAAAAACTAGGCTATGAAAATCAGTTTATAGACACTTATTTTTGGAGAAATACCCAACAAGCCGAAATTGATTATTTGGAGATAAAAAATACCGAAATTGAGGCTTTTGAAATCAAATACAATCCGAATCAGAAAGTGCGATTTACAAAGTCTTTTACCGAAAAGTATCATCCAAAAACAACTCAAGTGATTCACAAAGAGAACTTTTGGGATTATCTGATTTGA
- a CDS encoding HD domain-containing protein, with product MGYSEIVNKTILFVKSKLENAEGGHDWFHIERVYKNALLIADGEVCDANVVKLGALLHDIADSKFHNGDETIGPKIAREFLESENVDEATIQHVINIIENVSFKGGNAEKLFSSIELDIVQDADRLDAIGAIGIARAFNYGGFKNRPLHNPNIAPKLSMSKEEYKNSQAPTINHFYEKLLLLKDKMNTETGKQIAKERHRYMEGFLSQFYAEWDGEK from the coding sequence ATGGGTTATTCAGAAATAGTCAACAAAACCATCCTTTTTGTAAAGTCAAAGCTGGAAAATGCCGAAGGCGGACACGATTGGTTTCACATTGAACGAGTGTATAAAAACGCCTTGTTAATTGCCGATGGTGAAGTTTGTGATGCTAATGTGGTAAAATTAGGGGCTTTGCTACACGATATTGCCGACAGTAAATTCCATAACGGAGACGAAACTATTGGGCCCAAAATAGCCCGAGAATTTCTTGAAAGTGAAAATGTTGACGAAGCCACGATTCAGCACGTGATTAACATCATAGAAAACGTCTCTTTTAAAGGTGGAAATGCTGAAAAGTTATTCTCTTCTATCGAATTGGATATCGTTCAGGATGCCGACCGTTTGGACGCTATTGGCGCCATTGGCATTGCCAGAGCGTTTAATTATGGAGGTTTCAAGAACAGACCTTTGCACAATCCGAATATTGCTCCAAAACTCAGTATGAGTAAGGAAGAATATAAAAACAGTCAAGCACCAACAATCAATCATTTCTACGAAAAATTATTGTTGCTAAAAGACAAAATGAATACTGAAACTGGAAAACAAATAGCCAAAGAAAGACACCGATATATGGAAGGTTTCCTTTCGCAGTTTTATGCAGAATGGGACGGGGAGAAGTAG
- a CDS encoding acyl-ACP desaturase — MSIKNIRLEVMQFLEKNVSAYVDQYLIPVEKIWQPSDFLPNSESDNFLEEVKELREISKDLPYDFWVAMVGDMITEEALPTYENWLMEVEGVDNEARNGWSKWVRQWTGEENRHGDLLNKYLYLSGRVNMREIEMTTQHLINDGFDIGTGRDPYKNFVYTSFQELATYVSHNRVSQLAKSYGDTKLAKMCKMVAGDEMRHHLAYSEFVNQIFKIDPSEMMLAFQYMMKAKIVMPAHFLRESGQKISSAFEHFSDSAQRIGVYTANDYVDIMQKLIDKWEIEKIGNLTDEAEKARDYLMKLPARMARISERLVIPQESFQFKWVEPARL; from the coding sequence ATGTCAATAAAAAACATAAGACTAGAAGTGATGCAATTTCTAGAGAAAAATGTCAGCGCCTACGTTGACCAGTATTTAATTCCAGTTGAAAAGATTTGGCAACCTTCTGATTTTTTGCCTAATTCAGAAAGCGATAATTTCCTTGAAGAAGTAAAGGAACTAAGAGAAATATCCAAAGATTTGCCTTACGACTTTTGGGTTGCAATGGTAGGTGATATGATTACCGAAGAAGCTTTGCCAACCTACGAAAACTGGTTGATGGAAGTGGAAGGGGTAGATAATGAAGCTAGAAATGGGTGGTCTAAATGGGTGCGCCAATGGACCGGTGAAGAAAACCGTCACGGTGATTTATTGAACAAATACCTTTATTTATCGGGTCGTGTGAATATGCGCGAAATCGAAATGACAACGCAACATTTGATCAATGATGGATTCGATATTGGAACCGGAAGAGATCCTTATAAAAACTTTGTGTATACCAGTTTTCAGGAATTGGCGACTTATGTTTCGCACAATCGAGTATCGCAATTGGCCAAAAGTTATGGTGACACCAAATTAGCCAAAATGTGCAAAATGGTCGCAGGTGACGAGATGCGTCATCACTTGGCGTATAGCGAATTTGTGAACCAAATTTTCAAAATTGATCCAAGTGAAATGATGCTTGCTTTTCAATATATGATGAAAGCCAAAATCGTAATGCCAGCGCATTTCTTGAGAGAATCGGGACAAAAAATTAGTTCTGCTTTTGAACATTTCTCAGATTCGGCACAACGAATTGGAGTGTACACCGCCAACGATTATGTGGATATTATGCAAAAGTTGATCGATAAGTGGGAGATCGAAAAAATAGGCAATTTGACCGATGAAGCTGAAAAAGCGAGAGATTATCTGATGAAATTACCAGCTAGAATGGCGAGAATTTCAGAAAGATTGGTCATTCCACAAGAGTCATTTCAATTCAAATGGGTAGAACCTGCGCGATTATAG
- a CDS encoding lysophospholipid acyltransferase family protein: MQKIISYPLSFIAILLFLLTLLIFHPIQWICFNIFGYQAHKKSVDYLNFFLLKIGYVLFNNFEIKGRENIPAGVPIIFVANHQGMYDIIGMIWFLRKFHPKFVSKAELGKGIPSVSYNLRHGGSVLIDRKDPKQAIPVIKGLSEYIEKNKRSAVIFPEGTRSKTGKPKEFAQSGLKILCKYAPSAYVVPITINNSWKFFRYGAFPFGLGNHIGFTIHTALAVKEYTFEEISEKTENAIVQGIKL; this comes from the coding sequence ATGCAAAAAATTATATCCTACCCACTGTCATTTATTGCAATTCTGTTGTTCCTATTGACCTTATTGATTTTTCACCCTATTCAGTGGATTTGTTTTAACATATTTGGCTATCAAGCCCACAAAAAAAGTGTGGATTACCTGAATTTTTTCTTGCTTAAAATTGGATATGTTTTGTTTAATAATTTTGAAATCAAAGGAAGAGAAAACATTCCTGCGGGAGTTCCTATTATTTTTGTAGCCAATCATCAAGGGATGTACGATATTATTGGTATGATTTGGTTTTTGAGAAAATTTCATCCAAAATTCGTTAGCAAAGCCGAATTAGGCAAAGGAATTCCAAGTGTTTCGTATAATTTAAGACACGGCGGTTCGGTTCTTATTGATAGAAAAGATCCCAAACAAGCCATTCCGGTGATCAAAGGATTGTCTGAATACATCGAAAAAAACAAACGCTCAGCAGTAATTTTTCCGGAAGGAACCCGCAGCAAAACCGGAAAACCAAAAGAATTTGCACAAAGCGGATTGAAAATATTGTGCAAATATGCCCCTTCTGCCTATGTTGTACCCATTACCATCAATAATTCGTGGAAATTCTTCAGATATGGTGCTTTTCCCTTTGGTTTGGGGAATCACATTGGCTTTACCATACATACTGCATTGGCCGTTAAAGAGTACACTTTTGAGGAAATATCTGAAAAAACCGAAAATGCTATCGTTCAAGGCATAAAACTTTAA
- a CDS encoding lysophospholipid acyltransferase family protein yields the protein MNTILLYPITLVYYLAYLVVLCTIHPLQWIAFKAFGASGLQKSFDYTAYFTMKCTHILGTRYTFENRELIPKNVPIIFAANHQSLLDTAGIIWYLRKFNVAFVTKKELGKGIPAISYNLRHNNYVLIDRNNPKQAIPKIKSLAEYIEKEKRSAVIFPEGTRSKTGEPLEFAESGMKILCKYAPSAYVVPITINNSWKVYQYGYFPLSMGHHLKFTVHKPLKVSDYGFAEIMEKTEKTIIESIKV from the coding sequence ATGAATACAATTTTGTTATACCCAATAACACTTGTCTATTATTTAGCCTATTTGGTGGTTTTGTGTACAATTCATCCCCTGCAATGGATTGCTTTTAAAGCTTTTGGAGCAAGCGGATTGCAAAAATCGTTCGATTATACTGCCTATTTTACAATGAAATGCACGCATATTTTAGGTACAAGATACACTTTCGAAAACAGAGAATTAATCCCCAAAAACGTACCCATAATATTTGCCGCCAATCATCAAAGTTTGCTGGATACAGCAGGAATTATTTGGTATTTGCGAAAATTTAATGTCGCATTTGTAACCAAAAAAGAATTGGGCAAAGGCATTCCGGCGATTTCTTATAATTTACGTCATAACAACTATGTGCTTATTGACCGAAATAATCCCAAACAAGCCATCCCAAAAATAAAATCTTTAGCGGAATACATCGAAAAAGAAAAACGCTCCGCCGTTATTTTCCCTGAAGGAACCCGAAGCAAAACTGGAGAACCTTTAGAATTTGCCGAAAGCGGAATGAAAATTTTATGCAAATATGCACCTTCAGCCTACGTAGTTCCCATAACCATCAATAATTCTTGGAAAGTATATCAATACGGTTATTTTCCATTGAGTATGGGTCATCATCTTAAATTTACCGTTCACAAACCCCTTAAGGTAAGCGATTATGGCTTCGCTGAAATAATGGAAAAGACCGAAAAAACCATTATTGAATCAATTAAAGTTTAA
- a CDS encoding type II toxin-antitoxin system YafQ family toxin, producing the protein MYIVKTTRQFDKEVKLCKKRGYDLSKLVEVVSILEKTGTLPQKYKPHKLSGNYENCWECHIKGDWLLIWLQNDNELTLLFINTGTHSDLF; encoded by the coding sequence ATGTACATCGTAAAAACGACTAGGCAATTTGACAAAGAAGTAAAACTTTGTAAAAAAAGAGGTTACGATCTTTCTAAATTAGTTGAAGTAGTTTCCATTTTAGAAAAAACAGGAACTCTACCCCAAAAATACAAACCGCATAAATTGTCGGGGAATTATGAAAATTGTTGGGAATGTCATATCAAAGGCGATTGGCTTTTAATATGGCTACAAAATGACAATGAACTTACTCTTTTATTTATCAATACAGGAACACACAGCGATTTGTTTTAG
- the rnpA gene encoding ribonuclease P protein component translates to MNFTYPKSEKLKSKITIDLLFSKGKSVSKYPLRLVFVESDYGIPESREFGTEQKLKMGVSVSKKHFKKAVDRNYFKRVLRETYRLNKHILTDNLDKKYAFMFFYQTKERLTYDEINTKTIQLFEKFVQQLKNQE, encoded by the coding sequence ATGAACTTCACTTACCCTAAGTCCGAAAAGCTTAAAAGCAAAATCACGATCGATTTGCTTTTTTCCAAAGGCAAATCCGTGTCCAAATATCCTTTGCGACTGGTTTTTGTGGAAAGTGATTATGGCATTCCCGAATCCCGAGAATTCGGGACGGAACAAAAGCTAAAAATGGGTGTTTCTGTTTCCAAAAAGCACTTTAAAAAGGCTGTAGATCGCAATTATTTCAAGCGGGTACTTCGCGAAACCTATCGATTGAACAAACACATTCTGACTGACAATTTGGACAAAAAATATGCTTTTATGTTTTTTTACCAAACCAAGGAGCGATTGACTTACGATGAAATCAATACCAAAACGATTCAACTCTTTGAAAAGTTTGTGCAGCAGTTAAAAAATCAGGAATAA
- a CDS encoding DUF4349 domain-containing protein, which translates to MKNIFFLFVFIVSFSSCKKAEEAPDQMIVADAYADAKDEISVNENLNVPPPPPPNVDHVKFVKPVVANADEVAAEKIQQKIIKTGDIKFETNDLGATYNQMITAVKKHNAIIQNDTEGKDYGSIFRKIIVRVPSKNFDGFLSDISKGVSYFDNKEISSQDVTEEYIDIDARLKAKKVLEARYLELLKKANKVSEMLEIEAQLSAIREEIEAKEGQLRYMQSQISMSTITIEFYKTVADEAGATISYGSKIWNAISSGFNSISSFFIGLLSIWPFLIILAAAVYFIRKRFKKKTT; encoded by the coding sequence ATGAAAAATATTTTCTTCCTATTCGTGTTTATTGTGTCATTTTCTAGTTGTAAAAAAGCGGAGGAGGCTCCAGACCAGATGATCGTTGCTGACGCTTACGCAGATGCAAAAGATGAAATTAGTGTAAATGAAAACCTAAATGTCCCACCACCTCCACCACCAAATGTTGACCATGTAAAATTCGTTAAACCGGTTGTTGCAAATGCTGATGAAGTTGCTGCAGAAAAAATCCAACAAAAAATCATCAAAACGGGCGATATTAAATTTGAAACCAATGATTTAGGGGCAACTTACAACCAAATGATTACGGCTGTGAAAAAACACAATGCCATCATTCAAAATGACACCGAAGGAAAAGATTATGGCTCGATTTTCAGAAAAATAATCGTTCGCGTGCCCAGCAAAAATTTCGATGGTTTTTTAAGTGATATTTCAAAAGGCGTTTCTTATTTCGATAACAAAGAAATTTCATCGCAAGACGTAACCGAAGAATACATTGACATTGATGCCCGTTTGAAAGCCAAAAAAGTACTCGAAGCCCGCTATCTTGAACTTTTGAAAAAAGCAAACAAGGTTTCGGAAATGTTGGAAATCGAAGCCCAACTTTCGGCCATTAGAGAAGAAATCGAAGCCAAAGAAGGACAATTACGGTATATGCAAAGTCAAATTTCGATGAGCACGATAACCATCGAATTCTACAAAACAGTAGCCGATGAAGCTGGTGCAACAATTTCGTATGGTTCAAAAATTTGGAATGCCATCAGTTCTGGTTTCAATTCTATTTCAAGTTTCTTCATCGGATTATTAAGTATTTGGCCTTTTCTGATTATTTTAGCCGCAGCAGTGTACTTTATTAGAAAACGATTTAAGAAAAAAACGACATAA
- a CDS encoding S41 family peptidase, with translation MTSLFKKKYILPAIASAFLFVGVSFKDDFFEIAKQIEIFTTLFKELNKNYVDETNPGDLMDKSIKGMLASLDPYTVYFNEQDVVKFKINNTGEYTGIGSVITRKNDKLIIKEPYKNFPADKAGLKAGDEVIQIGDVLLADFKDDASQLFRGAKNTKIEVKYLRQGKTNTAQIVLDEVEVKSVPFFGKIDDKTGYIVLARFNQKASYETKQALEQLKKEGAERIVLDLRGNPGGLLNEAVNICNLFVPKNEIIVTTKSRIEKHNNTYKTTKEPVDTEIPLAILVNGKSASASEIVSGALQDLDRAVVIGSRSFGKGLVQRPVDLTYGTQLKVTISRYYTPSGRCIQALDYAHKDKNGIATKTEAKNYTAFKTRKGRTVYDGGGIQPDIELEETKTSPIANALLKNDGIFNYVTSYYYKNPTLGEKIPTFSDADFQNFKQFLKTEKYTFDTETELALKNTLATAKKEKIDESITVEYQQFLLALQKSEETLLDKNKAEIKNLILDEIIKRYQYQEGLYQYYLKNNSEIKKATTVLNNSSEYKSILKM, from the coding sequence ATGACTTCTCTTTTCAAAAAAAAATATATTCTTCCGGCGATTGCTTCGGCATTTTTGTTTGTTGGCGTTAGTTTCAAAGACGATTTTTTTGAAATTGCCAAGCAAATCGAAATATTCACAACCCTTTTCAAAGAGTTGAACAAAAACTATGTCGATGAGACCAATCCAGGCGATTTGATGGACAAATCCATCAAAGGAATGTTGGCTAGTTTAGATCCCTACACGGTTTATTTCAACGAACAAGACGTAGTTAAATTTAAGATCAACAATACAGGCGAGTACACCGGAATTGGTTCGGTCATTACTCGAAAAAACGATAAATTAATCATCAAGGAACCGTATAAAAATTTTCCTGCGGATAAAGCGGGTCTCAAAGCGGGTGACGAAGTGATTCAAATTGGCGATGTTCTTCTTGCCGACTTCAAGGATGACGCTTCACAGCTTTTCCGTGGTGCCAAAAACACCAAAATCGAGGTCAAATACCTTCGACAAGGCAAAACCAATACGGCTCAAATCGTTTTGGATGAAGTAGAAGTTAAATCGGTGCCGTTTTTTGGCAAAATAGACGACAAAACAGGTTATATCGTTTTGGCGCGTTTCAATCAGAAAGCCTCTTATGAAACCAAACAAGCTTTGGAACAATTGAAGAAAGAAGGAGCCGAAAGAATTGTTCTTGATTTGCGAGGAAATCCGGGAGGACTGCTGAACGAAGCGGTGAATATTTGCAATTTGTTTGTACCCAAAAACGAAATTATTGTCACCACAAAATCGAGAATCGAGAAACACAACAATACCTACAAAACCACCAAAGAACCTGTGGACACCGAAATTCCTTTGGCCATTTTAGTCAACGGAAAAAGCGCTTCGGCATCGGAAATTGTTTCGGGAGCTTTGCAGGATTTAGATCGTGCCGTCGTTATTGGCAGCCGAAGTTTCGGAAAAGGTTTGGTACAACGGCCGGTAGATTTAACCTATGGCACTCAACTGAAAGTGACCATTTCGCGCTATTACACGCCTTCCGGAAGATGTATTCAAGCATTAGATTATGCACACAAAGACAAAAATGGAATCGCTACAAAAACCGAAGCCAAGAATTATACCGCATTCAAAACTCGAAAAGGGAGAACAGTGTATGATGGTGGTGGAATCCAGCCCGACATTGAATTGGAGGAAACCAAAACGAGTCCAATTGCAAATGCTTTGCTCAAAAACGACGGAATTTTCAATTATGTGACGAGCTATTATTATAAAAATCCTACTCTTGGAGAAAAAATTCCAACTTTTTCGGATGCGGATTTTCAAAATTTCAAACAATTTCTAAAAACGGAGAAATATACTTTTGATACCGAAACCGAATTGGCTTTGAAAAACACTTTGGCTACAGCCAAAAAAGAAAAAATTGACGAAAGTATTACAGTAGAATACCAGCAATTCCTCTTGGCGCTCCAAAAAAGTGAAGAGACTTTATTGGATAAAAACAAAGCAGAAATCAAAAATTTAATTCTTGACGAAATCATCAAACGCTACCAATATCAAGAAGGATTGTACCAATATTATTTAAAAAACAATTCGGAAATCAAGAAAGCGACAACGGTTTTGAATAACAGTTCTGAATATAAAAGCATCTTGAAAATGTAA
- a CDS encoding OmpA family protein, translating to MNSRLQILILLCFGFLSAQENSVQSVYFEFDKYTLAPNNLAPITAIINTKDFSKYEAIQLYGYCDDRGTIDYNDKLSKKRVDFVQQFLMSKGISQNKIYICEGRGKVDLDKNSEKNIKEFRDKNRRVDLIFVKKIFYTAFPENPKVGDNIVLERIIFDMGSSELSSTAKKELDKTVLILKKHKTVRFEIKGHVCCTSAKYKDAIDNETQNRDLSENRAKKVFLYFRSKGINPYRMSYKGYGNQFPLGLEDAQDRRVELFITRL from the coding sequence ATGAACAGCCGCCTACAAATACTAATTCTACTTTGTTTTGGCTTTCTATCGGCTCAGGAAAATTCGGTGCAATCGGTCTATTTTGAATTTGACAAATACACTTTGGCGCCCAATAATCTTGCGCCAATTACTGCAATAATCAACACCAAAGATTTTTCAAAATACGAGGCTATTCAGCTTTATGGTTATTGTGACGATCGGGGAACGATTGATTATAATGATAAATTATCGAAAAAGCGGGTCGATTTTGTGCAACAATTTTTAATGTCAAAAGGTATTTCTCAAAACAAAATTTACATCTGCGAAGGTCGAGGTAAGGTGGATTTGGATAAAAATTCCGAAAAAAATATAAAAGAATTCCGTGATAAAAACCGGCGTGTCGATTTGATATTTGTTAAAAAAATATTTTATACCGCTTTTCCGGAAAACCCAAAAGTTGGGGACAACATTGTTCTAGAACGCATTATATTTGATATGGGCTCAAGTGAACTTTCATCGACTGCGAAAAAAGAACTTGACAAAACGGTTCTCATTTTAAAAAAACACAAAACGGTTCGATTCGAAATCAAAGGCCACGTTTGTTGTACTTCGGCCAAATACAAGGACGCGATAGATAATGAAACGCAAAACCGCGATCTTTCCGAAAACAGAGCCAAAAAGGTGTTTTTATATTTTCGTTCCAAAGGGATCAATCCGTATCGAATGTCCTACAAAGGATATGGAAATCAGTTTCCGCTTGGTCTTGAAGATGCCCAAGATCGTCGTGTAGAATTGTTTATTACTCGATTATGA